The genomic stretch AGTGTACAACGGGCCATGAGCCAGCCTATGGTGGGGCATCGCAGTGCATCATTTCAAGAACTGCTGTCCAGAGTAGCTCCCCGCTTGAAACCTTTGTTCGGGACAAAGCAGGACGTCCTGATTTTGACCGGCAGTGGCACCCTGGCCCTGGAAGCCGCTGTGGTCAATGCTCTGGATGAAGGTGAAGCAGCCCTTGTGCTGGTTACCGGGGCCTTTGGTGACCGTTTCCGCAAAATGTGCCAAACTTATGGCCTAGACACCTATGTGATTGAAAGTGAATGGGGGCGTGCCTTTGATGTGGAAGAGGTGGAAAACTTCCTTCGCCAGCACCCCCACATCAAAGCTGTCTTTGCAACTTACTGTGAAACATCTACAGCAGTGCTTAATCCCATCTGGGAACTGGCCAAAGTGATTCAGCAAAACTCGGACGCCCTGTTTATCGTCGATGCCGTCTCTTGTTTAGGCGCCGTTGAGACGAAAATGGATGAATGGGGAATTGACATTCTGGTTACAGGTTCCCAAAAAGCCTTAATGTTGCCTGCCGGATTGGCTTTCGCAGCGATTAGTGAAAAAGGTTGGCATAAGGTGCAACATAACCGGCGTCCCCGCTTTTACCTTGATCTCAGCCGTTATCAACAGAGTTTAAGTGATCATGCCACACCTTTTACACCTGCTGTATCCCTTGTCATGGGTTTGGAACAGGCACTCAACTTAATCGAAGAAGAGGGATTGGAGCAGGTCATCAAGCGTCACCAAGTGCTGAAAGAAATGACCAGGCAAGCTTTTAAAGCCTTGTCCTTACCCCTTTTAACTTCGGATAAGGACGCATCACCCACTGTGACCGCCGTCCGGCCCAGCCAGTTTAGAGCTGATGACCTCCGGTCCTTGCTGAGAAAAAAGTTTGGGCTGACATTGGCAGGCGGCCAGCAAAAATTAAAAGGGGAAATTTTCCGGGTTGGACATATGGGCTACTGCTCCCCGTTAGATGTTTTGCAAACCATTGCCGCCATTGAAGTGGGGCTTAAGCAGTTAGGAATGGAAATCAAGCTAGGCCAAGGAACACAAGCAGCAGAGGAGGTTCTGATTCATGACCTATAAAGTGCTTGTCAGCGATCCGGTAAGCGAAGAAGGATTAAAGATCTTGCGAGAGGCTGCACATGTAGAAGTAGTGCAACAGACAGGCCTGAGTGAAGAAGAGCTGGCCAACGTCATCGGCCAATATGATGCTTTGATTGTGCGCAGCCAAACGCAGGTGACCGCAAAGGTCATCGAACGGGCAGACCGACTGAAAGTGATCGGCCGGGCAGGCGTAGGTGTGGACAATATTGATCTTCCTTCAGCCACAGCTAAAGGGATCATGGTCGTCAATGCCCCCGATGGCAATACGATTTCGACTGCCGAACATACCTTTTCCATGCTAATGGCCCTGGCCCGCCGTATTCCACAAGCTTACCTTAAACTCAAGCAGCACATCTGGGACCGGAAAGCTTTCGTGGGGGTTGAACTGAACGGGAAAACCCTGGGAATTATCGGACTGGGGCGCATTGGAACCGAAGTGGCCAAACGGGCTAAAGCTTTTAACATGACAGTGATTGCATATGATCCCTATTTGACTCCTGAAAAGGCGGAGAAACTGGGGGTCCATTACGGCCAGCTGAATGATGTGCTTAAACAGGCTGATTTCATAACTGTCCATACCCCTCTGCTTAAGGAAACCCGGCACATGATCAGCCATGACCAGTTTAAACTGATGAAAGACGGTGTGTACATTTTAAACTGCGCCAGAGGCGGTATTATCGATGAAGATGCGCTATATGAAGCGATCATTACTGGCAAAGTGGCTGGCGCAGCACTGGATGTGTTTGAGGAAGAGCCGGCTACCCACCACCGCCTGCTTGAACTGGATCAGGTCATTGCCACTCCCCATCTGGGGGCCAGCACCAAAGAAGCCCAGAAAAACGTTGCCATCGATGTCTGCCACGAAGTGTTAAAAGCCCTTGAGGACCAGCCCGTGAAAAACGCCGTAAACTTGCCATCCATCCCGGCACACATTTTCAAGAAAGTGGAGCCTTATTTCCTGCTCAGCGAGCGCCTAGGTTCATTTGTGGCTCAGGCAGCTGTCGGTGCGGTCAAGGAAATCCATATTTCCTATGCCGGTGAGTTGACTGACCTGGATGTGGGACCCTTAACACGCAATGTCATCAAAGGGGTGCTCTCCTATCACCTTGGTTTGCAGGTGAATCAGGTTAATGCCCCCTATTTGGCCAAACAACGGGAAGTGCAAATCAACGAACAAAAAACCTCCTCAAGCGGTGGCTTTACTAACCTTATAGAGGTAAGGCTAGTGACCACCCAGGAAACGAAGCGTGTGGCAGGAACCTTGTTAAATGGCTATGGGGCCCGCATCGTTAAAGTGGATCAATATTCCATTGATGTGGAGCCCACGGGCCACCTCATTTATGTGCGCCACTATGACCGTCCTGGTGTCATTGGCCGGGTAGGCACCCTGCTTGGCAGCCATGATGTTAACATTGCCACGATGCAAGTGGGACGCTCCGATGTAGGTGGCGATGCCATCATGATGCTCACGGTCGACAAACCGGTCTCCAAAGAAGTGCTTGATCAGCTCAGCGACTTGCCTGAGATCAAGTCCGTCATTGAAATTGACCTTTAAAGCCTTTTATATAACATCATTTAAATTTAAAAACCCTCTGCCATTGCTTTAATCTTATACAAAAATTGGCAGAGGGCAGTTTATTGTATGTTTCATCGGACTTACTGCCTTCGTTTGACCACACAACGGCGTTTTAAGAAACCTCTCCTAATCGATTCCTTCCTGCTTAAGCAGCTGCACAAAATGATACAAAATCCGGGCTGTCATTCCCCAAATCACATGACCGTCATATCGATAAAAATACTCCGGAATATAACTTTGGCGCCATTTGTAATTCTTTCCATTCACAATGAGTTCATACGGAAAGTCCTTCGGCGGCTCTATTTTGAGTGTCACATCGTACCGTTTAGGTGATGTTTGTAAAAAATAAGCCATAGGGACAGAAAAAACTTCTTCCACTTCATTGGGATCAGGGCGAAGAACTGCCCGTTCATCAATTATACCGACAAAAGGGTAAATATGGTTGTGATAATGGGTCACCAGCACATCTAACGGGGCCAAAATGGCCACATCTTGCTTGCTGATACCCAGTTCTTCGCACGTTTCACGCAGCGCTGCTTGACTTGGAGCAGCATCCCCTTTTTCCACCCGTCCTCCGGGAAAACAAATGTCTCCCGGTTGCCGTTTCAAGTGTGCTGCCCGCTTTTCAAAAAGAATGTGAAGCCCCCCTTCTTGGTGAAGGAGAGGGACCAACACGGCAGCCTTGACTGCCTGCTCATGGCCCAGGATCTGTACCTGGCGCCCGCTTAATTGTTTAATCTTGTCCAACACCTCTTCCTTCAATACACGACAACTCCTTTAACGGAAAAAACGACCTGCTATAGAGAGTAAAACAGAGAGGATAATACTAATAAGCAGCATCGTGACAATGGGAAAGTAAAAACGCACGTTTTCTTTCTCAACCACGATGTCTCCCGGCAAGCGTCCTAACGGCAACAGGCGTCCAAACAGCTGCCAAAATAAACCGATCCCGATTAAAATAACACCGCCGATGATCAGCCACTTGGCAATATCGTTCATGATACACCAACCCCTTTCGTCAACGTGATTATTTTTACATAGCTTAAAATATGTCAGGTTAGGAGGACATTATGCAAGCGAGCATTTTTGGCAAGCAGTGCTTCTTCTTATGCATCCTTTGTTTAGTATGGCTTTTTTTACCTGCTGTAGACCATCACGCCGAAGAAAATCCTCTCATAGAGGAATATGAGGGGGTATATCTGGAAGTCATCAAAAAACGAAATATCATGAACGTTTATCTAAATAATCATATCATTTTCAGTTTCAAAGTGGCAACAGGTAAGGCAAGGGAAACCACGCCTACTGGTGTTTACCAAATTGTAACCAAAGTCAAAAATCCATGGTATCTGCCTAAAAATATTGACGGCGGCTCTCCAAAGAATCCCTTGGGGACAAGATGGATGGGGCTTAATGTAGGGCAAACCAACGGGTACAAATACGGCATTCATGGGACCAATGATCCCTCCTCCATTGGCCGACATATCAGCTCCGGGTGCATCCGTATGTACAATGAAGATGTGGAATGGCTGTATGAACATATCCCCTTGTATACGTTCGTCATAATAAAAGAAGATGAAGAAGACCACCCTTCTTCATCTTAAAAGTGTAACCGTTTAATAAGGCATCCAGCGTAACTTGCGGGCTTCCTGAAAACGTGCAGCCACATCTGACCAATTGACAACATTCCACCACTGGTCTACGTATTCTCCACGGTTGTCTTTATACTGAAGATAGTAAGCATGCTCCCAGACATCTAACACAAGGAGAGGAATAACATCCCACTGGGCAAAATGCTGATGTTTTTCTGCAGCTAAAATTTCCAGACGGTGAGACCGTGGTGACCAGACTAGAAGGGCCCAGCCAACCCCCTCCACTTCCTTGGCCGCTTCGCTGAAATGTTTTTTAAACTGCCGGAAGCTGCCAAAGTCCTGTTTAATTTGTTTAGCCAATTCTCCACTTGGTTCCCCTCCGCCGTTGGGAGACATATTATTCCAAAAAATGGTATGCAAATAATGGCCTGATCCGTTAAATGCTGCTTCCCGCTCCCAATGACGAATCAGCTCAAAATTGCCGGTTCTGCGGGCTTCTGCCATTTTCTTCTCAGCACGGTTTAAGCCGTCAACATAGCTTTGATGGTGTTTCCGGTGGTGCAAGCGCATGATTTCTTGGGATATATACGGTTCTAGTGCATTGTAAGCGTAAGGCAAGGGTGGCAAACGATGACCGCCAATTGGAACAGGCTGACTGCCAGACACTAAAGCTGTCTGCTCATTGCGTTCCGAATCAGTTTCCTGTTCATTGTTAATAAGGGGAGCAGCCATAGTCTGTCCCTGAACTTCAGGTTGTTCTGCTGCAAAAATGGCTTGTTCACCCCAGGTTTCTTCAAAGGACTCATATACCTTCAGGGCCCGTTGATACAACCCGAACACGCCATCCTGGTTTAGGTTTTTATCCGGCGAAAGCTGGGTCTCTTGTATCTCTTTGATCAGCTCCTTTATGGATTCCGCGAAATGTTGCTCCTCACTGCGGCGGAAGTGATCATTTTCGTTGTCAGCGTCACCAGTTTGCAGGACCTGTTGAACATGCTCCGTCCACTCCAGGAGCTCCCTTAAATATTCATCATAGACATCATGCTCCATGTAAACCATATACACCCTCCTCAGCGAGATGATCACCTACATGATATGTGTCCCGCTCTTAGGAAGTGTTTGACTACTCTCCTTCTTTATTTTTAAGGCAGCTGGAGGATGATCTCTATGTTTCCTTACTCCCATTTAAAGACCCAGGCACTCACAGCAAAACTGGTCATAAACCAAACTGTCAATATCAGCGTTGACCACCACAAATCTCCGATTCCGTAACCCAAGTTCATGACCTGTCTTAAACAGTCTGACAAGTGGGATATGGGAATGGCGTAGACCAACGGTTGCAAAAATTCGGGTATATTGGTGATGGGAAAGAAAATGCCGCCTAAAAAGAACATAGGAAAAGACAAAAATCCCGCAATGGGCGCAGCATGTTCAGGGGTTTTGGACAACCCTGCGATGATAAACCCAATAGACATAAACACCAAAGTCCCCAACATAATATAAAACAGAAGCACCAACCAACTGCCGTTCATTTTGGCCCCCAACACATAAATGCCCACTAAGAGCACCAACAAGGCCTGTGTACCGTTCAAAGTCATGCGAGCCGTAATTTGGGCAGCAATAAATGTGGCAGAGGAGACCCCTGCAATTTTAAAGCGGCGTAAAATATGCCGTTCCCGCCATGAGGCAATCTGGGCGGCTACACCGTTCATATTGCTCGATAAAATCATCAAGGCCACAATCCCAGGGACCAAAAAATCAAGATAGGTCAGCTCAGCGGCGCGAACCCCCTGTTTCTCATAGGTGACAATTTCTTCAAAATGAACCAATTCCTTATTTTGCTGGTCTAGGACCTGATCGATCAGGGCAAAACCAAGTTCTGCCAGGCTTTGGTCCACTTCATCATAATAGATTTGCAGCGGTTCCGGGTTGCCCCCGTGCTCAACAGCCCGCCCATATCCAGGAGGCACAACAATGATAAAGGACAGATCCCCTTTTTCCAGCGCCATATTGGCTTCTTCAACATCAGCCCACTCTTCCAAACGGAGTGCATCCAATGCCCTAAAATGCTCCTCTAGCAACAGTGAATAGGCGCTCTCATCCTGGTCGACCCAGGCCGCTTTGATCGTTGTTGAGCCTCCCCCACCCAAAAAAAGCCCCAAAGTGACCATCAAAAACAAAGGAAAAAACGTAGTCCAAAAAATAACCGTTTTGTTGCGAGCAAATAGCTTTAACTGGGCAAGTGTTAGTTGCCAATAACCTCTCATTTCTCTCGTAAGCTCCTCCCAGTTAAATGTAAAAAAACATCCTCCAAGGTTGCCTGGCGTGTCTCGAGATTGAGCAGGGTCTGACCCTGTGCATCAGCCCAACGGATTAAATCGGTTAACGTGTCTTGCAGCTTAGTCGTGTATAAAATCACCTGATCATTAACCGTTGAAACCTTGGTCACACCCCTCAAACCGGAAAAATCTTCTTCATTTTGAGGATTTGTAAATTGTACAGCATGCTCCATTGCCAAGGAAGAGATCAATTTGTCAGGAGTGCCCAAAGCCTTCACTTTTCCTCTGTCCATGATGGCTAAGCGGTCACACAAGATATGGGCTTCCTCCATATAATGGGTGGTCAGAATGATGGTCTTCCCCGCCGATTTAAGGCTTAAAATAATATCCCATAAAGATCGGCGGTTTTGGGGATCCAGCCCGGTGGTAGGCTCATCCAAAAACACAACCCGGGGATCGTGAATTAAAGCGATGCCGATAGCCAAGCGTTGTTTCTGCCCCCCGGATAACGTTTTAACTAAACTGTGGCGCTTGTCCTCAAGATTCAACTGTTTCAAGATCTTCTCCACAGGCAGCCGTTGTGAATAAAAACTGGCATAGAGTGTCAAGATCTCCTCTACCTTCAGCAAATCAAAGAGGGAGGTGGATTGTAATTGAACACCGATCAAAGGACGGATCCGCGCCGGTTCTTTCTGAACAGAAATCCCGTTGATCAGCACCTCTCCAGCGTCTGGCTCCCGCAACCCTTCCATTATTTCCAGAGTTGTCGTCTTACCTGCACCATTAGGACCCAATAAGCCAAAAATTTCCCCCTCTTTGACATCAAAACTGACATTGTCCACAGCTTGAAGATCACCGTACGCTTTTGACAAGTGAGAAACCTGAATCATACTTTCCATTATATACCATCCTATACCATCATAATAAAGGCTCTTGTCTTGCACAAGGGCCTCTGTTGTTCATTATATCCCCTTTTGCAAAAGTGTTCCACCTAACTGTACCTCTTTTTCAACCACGCTAATTTAAATTTTACCCCAAAACCATTAACGGGTTTAACAGTTAATGTGCAAGCTGCGCAAGCGGTTGATGGCAGCCGCTAACTCAAATGGGCGCGGCAACGCCAGATCGCCAGGATGCTGTCCATAAAAGGGGGAAATCACGTCCAGTCCTTTTTCCCCCACCTGCTTGTACAACTCATTAATAATTTCCGGCAACGTCCTCTTTCCGTCCACCCATTTTTTAGCCAGCATATGGATCATATTGGCTATTGCCCTTGTTTGGCTGGGATCCACCAGTTGTTCCACAAAAGTTAAATCAATCGTCTCTTTTCCAAACTGTATATGATGCAAGCCTTTGGCATCCACTTTCTCTTTCTTTCCCTTGCGAGGATTAAAACTGTCGGGACGGGGTGCCCGCTCTGTGATCCGGCCGAAAGAGGACCCTCCTTCTTGCTGCCGGTTGTTACGCAAAGTTTCGGCGATTGTTTTAGCCTGCTGGGTCACATCATAAGGCTGGTATTCATCCATCATAATCACATGATCGGCTTGATCAAAATAATCCCCTGACCCTCCAACAACCAAAATTGTAGATACCCCCAGCTCTTCATAGAGTTGTCTCACCTTGTCCACAAAGGGGGTAATCGGTTCCTTCCCTTTATGCACAAGGCGCTGCATCCGCGCATCCCTGATCATAAAATTAGTGGCACTGGTATCTTCATCGATCAACAATACCTTGGCCCCCATCTCCAACAACTCCATAATATTGGCCGCCTGGGACGTGCTTCCGCTGGCATCGTCGGTGGAGAAGCGGGTTGTATCTTTACCAAACGGCAAATTGGATATAAAAGGAGAAATATTGACTTTCTCCACCCGCCGGCCGTCTTCTGCCCTCACTTTGCAGGCGCTGGCATCAGTAATGACAAACTCCCGGCCATCCCCTTCGATATGATTGTAAACACCCCTTTCCAACGCTTTGAGAAGCGTGCTTTTTCCATGGTACCCCCCACCGACAATCAAAGTGATGCCACGGGGTATGGCCATACCCCGCACTGTCCGCCCGTGGGGAAGGGAGATTTCTACTTCCATTGATGGCGGAGATTTAAACGGTACGGCTTGCTCCTTGGACATGGGTCGGTTGCTAACCCCGCTCTCCCGGGGCAATATGGCGCCGTTCGCCACAAAAGCCACCAATCCATGTTCTTTGAGATAAGCCCGGATAGCTTCCTGTTGGTCACTGAGTTGAACATGCTTAACCAGGCGCATTTCATCAAAGGAGAAAAAAGCCCGCTCCACAATGGACGGGAGATAAACAAAAAAGATGCGCTCCGCCTCCTTGGCCAGGATGCGCCTTCCTTGTGCTGGCAGCCCAACTGACAGACGCAATTCCACCTTATCTTCAAAGATGCGGACAGCCGTTCGTTTTAAAATTTCTTGACCAGGTTCATCAACAGCTATCATTCCGCTTTTTCCTGTTCCTCTGCGCAGTGGATTCACCTGACGGATGGCACGCGCAGTTTCGCGGGCTAGGAAATCTTCCACTGCCGTCTGGCGGGAAGATGTATTAAACCATTCCGCCTTGAGAGGCAGGTCTGATTGGGACATTTCTATCCGAATCCGGGAAGGGCTGGCAAAAGGGTCACCCTGAACATGATCAATATGTAAACGAAAGCGGTCAAAACGGTAACTCCCTTGAAGATCTTTGTATGCTTTATATCCTTTTCCATCTATTCGTCTTAACTGGTTATGAAGCCGTTGCATACTTGCTTCATCCTCCTCCTCGTATGTGTCAATCAATATTCTCCTCATAGTATGTGTCAATCATTGGGCGCGTTGGGTTGGGCAAGACTTGCTCAGATTTGCCGCAGCAAGGGATGGTATTTTTCATGTATGGTAAAGTGAGCATCATCCAGGATTTTGACCAAATATTCCAGCGGAGTACTGGCCACTTCCCTGTACATTTTCCGCGTGTATAAATGGCGGGCATTAGGAATCGCCCTTTTCAACTGCTGTCTGAGCTTGATGCCGGCCGAATCGGCATCAACCAAGATATAAACTTCCTCCCCTTCCAACACGTCGATCCATTCTTCCAGCCACTCCTTATCCAGGGTACCGTGCGTGCAGATGACCTGAATCGATTCATCAATAATATCCAGCAGTCTTTCCTTATCTGTTTTGCCCTCAACAATAATAATTTTATCTCCCATTTCCCTCACCCACTATCCTGTTTCCATCTATCTTAGTTAATTCTAACACTCTCTGTAAAGTGCAAAAAGGACTCTGCATGAGTCCCCTGTGGAATGTGTTACTGTTTAGCCCGTTTCAGCACCATACAATCATGCCGATGAACAAAAACTCCACATTTGTCCCGGTACACCTGTCCATGCCTTAGGGCAGTCTGATGCATACCGTATTATAGAGCGCGCTCAAACATCACAAGGAGGTTATCGTATGTCTGCTCCAATTAGTCCCTTTGCTTCTCCATTTACCTTGATCGTTGTCCTGTTCATTCTGCTGATCATTGTAGGCTGTTTCTGTTTCGTACCCGTTACCAAACCCTACTGCTAATCCCGTGTGAGATTCCATTAAGGTAACGCTATCCTCCATTAGACTCGCGTTCCTCCATGGTAAGGCCCCTGCTGACACAGGGGCTTTTTTTATCCTTTAATTACTTTTAATGACTTTAACTCGGCAAGCAATCCGAGCTGGGTTGTTTGACCAGCTTTGGTCGCCAGAGCAAAAATAGCATACTGTCCACTCTCAAGTGGTTGGCCCCCAATTGTCCCGTCCCAATGGTACTCACTAAACTCTTTGGGTACTTCCGTGTAAGTGCCAATTGTCCCGATGTAATCTCCTACCGCAGAACCCGTCCATTCGTAGACAAGGAAGGTCAGTTCCTCTGCTCCGCCGGGAAGATAGACGATTAAGCTGTATCCCTATTCCCTGTCCCCATCGAAATAGAAGTGGGTAATCCGCGGATAATCAGGCTCCTGAACAAAGAGGATGGTTGGCACCACCAGCTCCTGTCCGCTGCCTTTAAGGGTAATGGTTCCCTCATAGTAACCTGCCTGCAGTTTAGCCGGGTCCGCCTCCACTATGACCTGGAGGGTTTGGGACCCATTGGGCCTCACATTTAAATTACGGGAAGCACGGACCTTTAAGCCTTCAGGATTCCCGTCAAAAGCAGCTTCCACTTCATACCGTGTTCTCTTATCCGTCAAATTTAAGATCTGTACTTGGGTCCGCTTCACTTCCGTTTCATTTTCCTTATACACCACGCCAAACGAGTGGCTGCCAGGCAGAAGCAACACCTCAGTTTGAATGGCATCCCACACCCGGATGCTGCCTGCTCCTTGTGTATTGTGCGGATAGCGTGTACCATCAGGGGCAAACAGCTCCTCAGCAGTATTCATCAGAGCCGCCTTCACCTGCTCAACGGTCCAGTCCGGATGCTTTTCCAGCAGCAGGGCAGCAGCTCCCGCCACATGGGGGCTGGCCATGCTTGTTCCTTGCAGAGCGGCATAACCATGGGGGTCTTCGGGATTATGGGTCGGAATGGTACTCAAAATATTCACCCCTGGCGCCGATACATCAGGTTTAATCATCCACGTGTGCATGACCGGTCCCCGGGAGGAGAAATCAGCGACGGTTTCACCCACAGTTTTCACGAACTCAATGGAAAACTGAACGGTATGATTTCCCTTTTCTAATTCATTCAGCATCTTTTGACCGTCTTCCAGACTTAATTTAATGGTGGGTACAGCCATGCCGGGAATCTCAAAGGGAATTTCCCCCGGAACATGATTGTAAATAATGGCACCCACCGCACCGGCATGCTTTGCATTCTGGGCCTTATCCACAAACGGGATCTCTCCCCGTTGGATCAGCGCGATCTTTCCTTGGACATTCTTGCCTTCAAAATCCTGGGCAAGTCCCAAGCCCACATCGACAAATTCATACGTTTGTCCATCCAGAGCGAGCAAGGCTTCCTCATCGCTAAACCCCATCACTTTGGCAGAGGGGTAGGATACACCTGAAGAGGTAAACAGCTCTGCGGCATAAGTGTTATATGGCAGGCGCGTAGCCCCGACCGAAATGGCCTGACGGGAGGTACCCGGTGAGCCCACAGTCCAATTGTTGGGGCCGCTGTTCCCGTTGGAAGTCACCGCCACTACGCCCTCAGCCATGGCCCAGTCAAGGGCAATACTGGTCGCGTAGTCCGGATTGTTCAAGGTATTGCCCAAGGAAAGGTTCATAATATCCGCTCCGTCTTGTACAGCCTGTTCAATGCCAGCGAGCACATTCTCCGTGGTTCCTCTTCCACCAGGACCCAGTACACGGTAGGCTAATAACTTGGCGTCGGGTGCCACACCCTTAATCTGACCGTTAGCTGCTACTGTACCGGCCACATGGGTTCCGTGATTGGTAGCCCCTCCCCGTGGATCACCCGGTGGAGTTTCCTGGGGATCATCATCATTGTCCACAAAATCCCAGCCCTTGTACTCACCAAAAGCATGGGCCAGATCCGGATGGGTATAATCTACCCCTGTGTCAATGATGGCCACGGTTACGCCTTTACCGGTCACCCCCAGTTCTTCCCACACCCGGTTGGAGCCAATGTAAGGGGCACTATCTTTCATTTCCGGACTTACTTCCTCCGCCAGGGCAACCCCTGTTTCAACAACATCCACCGTGTATTCCACGTTGGGGTATACCGCTTTGACACCGCGGGCAGACAGGAGCGCAGGTATGTTTTTGGCCGGCAATTCAACCGAAAAACCGGAAAAGAGAAAATCATATTCCCTATTCACTTTTGCATCTGGCACTTTAGTTGTCAGTTCTTTTATGACTTGGCCACGCACTTTTGCCAGCCGCTCTTTGCTTTGCTTTTTCCCTTTATGTTTAGCTTCTACGATCGATTCTTCTTCAAGTTCCACAATTACAGTGGTAGGGGCTGAAGAAGAAAGGTCAATATCACCATATAATGAGGCCAGTGTAGCTGGCGAGGCTTGTCCGCTCTGACTGGCTGCAGCCCCTAAACCAAAAGTACTTAACATCACACTAAAAATTAAGAAATAGACTACTGAACGTCCAAGCTTACTCATTGTCACTGCTCCTTTCCGTATTCACGTCTTTAAGACAAAGTTTAAATTTAAACAATGTAAAAACACCCCTAAGACCAAAAAAACCAATGTGAATGGCTCCCCACTATCTGGACAGACATAAAAATAGGCAGCCCGACACAAAGGCTGCCCGTTGCTTTTTTTCTATTCACCAGGTTCCGTTTAACCAAAATGAATACCGGTTTTATTTGACCGTCTTTTTACCGAAAAGGATGATGGAGAAGGATATATCCCCATTCCCTGATACTTAACGAGCGGAAGCAGGTTGCGCCGTTTGATCTCCTCCAGCAGCATAGCTAGGAAGTCCTCGGAGCACTTTATCTCTTTTGCTTTTTGGTAAGCCTCAATCAATCCTCGGTCACTTAAACGTTGCATGGTACGTTCACCTCGGACAAGTTCATTGGCATTGATTATAACACAGGGGGAATGATAGAACAAGTGTTCCTGTTATCCACAATCAAGTGTGATTAACTTGTGCATAACTTGTGATTCAATCACACAAACACCTTTATAGAAAAAGGAAAAAGCTGTGAACAAAATCATCCACAACTTAAGTGTTCACAAGAAGATAGCCGTTTTTAAACTAAAAATAGATCTTTAGACCTAAAACTATCGCCAGCCAATCATTGAGTGGCTAATATTGGATGGCTAATATAGATGGCCGCCGCTTTATTTCCCTTTTCCATTTACCGGTTTCCGTCTGGCTAAAATGAAAATGGGTTCCAGTTCTCCGTCTTTATACTGAAAGGGCAGCATGGTAATGGGCATATCCCCTTGTCTGTAAAAAGACAACGTCAACTGCTGCAAAATGTCATATCCGTCATCATTGCAGATATCCGCCATAACCAACACATCCTGGTGGGGAATGGCCAGGCAGAAGTCTCCTTTTGCCTGCTGTCTGTATGTTTGCAGCAGTGATTGGTTTAAAATACGGCTGGCACCGTAGCCGTCACCAGGGCTGATAAAATAAAACCGGTTTCCGGCCACTTCATCCAGCTTGGCTTCTTGTTGTAATCCCCGCAGATTAAACAAAGCTTTTTCTCTCAATTCCTGGTGAGACCAATTCGCCCGTACTAACAGTTCCTGGTCAATCAATGTATAACTCTGGCCTAAATCCAAGGCATAGTATATACGTGACTCAGCCGTATGCTCATCATAA from Caldalkalibacillus thermarum encodes the following:
- a CDS encoding pyridoxal-phosphate-dependent aminotransferase family protein — protein: MLPDYQLLRIPGPTPIPPSVQRAMSQPMVGHRSASFQELLSRVAPRLKPLFGTKQDVLILTGSGTLALEAAVVNALDEGEAALVLVTGAFGDRFRKMCQTYGLDTYVIESEWGRAFDVEEVENFLRQHPHIKAVFATYCETSTAVLNPIWELAKVIQQNSDALFIVDAVSCLGAVETKMDEWGIDILVTGSQKALMLPAGLAFAAISEKGWHKVQHNRRPRFYLDLSRYQQSLSDHATPFTPAVSLVMGLEQALNLIEEEGLEQVIKRHQVLKEMTRQAFKALSLPLLTSDKDASPTVTAVRPSQFRADDLRSLLRKKFGLTLAGGQQKLKGEIFRVGHMGYCSPLDVLQTIAAIEVGLKQLGMEIKLGQGTQAAEEVLIHDL
- the serA gene encoding phosphoglycerate dehydrogenase; amino-acid sequence: MTYKVLVSDPVSEEGLKILREAAHVEVVQQTGLSEEELANVIGQYDALIVRSQTQVTAKVIERADRLKVIGRAGVGVDNIDLPSATAKGIMVVNAPDGNTISTAEHTFSMLMALARRIPQAYLKLKQHIWDRKAFVGVELNGKTLGIIGLGRIGTEVAKRAKAFNMTVIAYDPYLTPEKAEKLGVHYGQLNDVLKQADFITVHTPLLKETRHMISHDQFKLMKDGVYILNCARGGIIDEDALYEAIITGKVAGAALDVFEEEPATHHRLLELDQVIATPHLGASTKEAQKNVAIDVCHEVLKALEDQPVKNAVNLPSIPAHIFKKVEPYFLLSERLGSFVAQAAVGAVKEIHISYAGELTDLDVGPLTRNVIKGVLSYHLGLQVNQVNAPYLAKQREVQINEQKTSSSGGFTNLIEVRLVTTQETKRVAGTLLNGYGARIVKVDQYSIDVEPTGHLIYVRHYDRPGVIGRVGTLLGSHDVNIATMQVGRSDVGGDAIMMLTVDKPVSKEVLDQLSDLPEIKSVIEIDL
- a CDS encoding NUDIX hydrolase, whose protein sequence is MKEEVLDKIKQLSGRQVQILGHEQAVKAAVLVPLLHQEGGLHILFEKRAAHLKRQPGDICFPGGRVEKGDAAPSQAALRETCEELGISKQDVAILAPLDVLVTHYHNHIYPFVGIIDERAVLRPDPNEVEEVFSVPMAYFLQTSPKRYDVTLKIEPPKDFPYELIVNGKNYKWRQSYIPEYFYRYDGHVIWGMTARILYHFVQLLKQEGID
- a CDS encoding DUF2905 domain-containing protein; translation: MNDIAKWLIIGGVILIGIGLFWQLFGRLLPLGRLPGDIVVEKENVRFYFPIVTMLLISIILSVLLSIAGRFFR
- a CDS encoding L,D-transpeptidase, giving the protein MQASIFGKQCFFLCILCLVWLFLPAVDHHAEENPLIEEYEGVYLEVIKKRNIMNVYLNNHIIFSFKVATGKARETTPTGVYQIVTKVKNPWYLPKNIDGGSPKNPLGTRWMGLNVGQTNGYKYGIHGTNDPSSIGRHISSGCIRMYNEDVEWLYEHIPLYTFVIIKEDEEDHPSSS
- a CDS encoding superoxide dismutase; its protein translation is MVYMEHDVYDEYLRELLEWTEHVQQVLQTGDADNENDHFRRSEEQHFAESIKELIKEIQETQLSPDKNLNQDGVFGLYQRALKVYESFEETWGEQAIFAAEQPEVQGQTMAAPLINNEQETDSERNEQTALVSGSQPVPIGGHRLPPLPYAYNALEPYISQEIMRLHHRKHHQSYVDGLNRAEKKMAEARRTGNFELIRHWEREAAFNGSGHYLHTIFWNNMSPNGGGEPSGELAKQIKQDFGSFRQFKKHFSEAAKEVEGVGWALLVWSPRSHRLEILAAEKHQHFAQWDVIPLLVLDVWEHAYYLQYKDNRGEYVDQWWNVVNWSDVAARFQEARKLRWMPY